Within the Bacillus sp. FSL K6-3431 genome, the region TGCATGATAACTAGCCCATAACCAAACATCATCGCAAAGATTGGATAAAAACTTCCTTGAACGAAAATATCGATCCACGTATAAACCGTTAAATCATCGTATTTGAACCACTCATAAGGATTGTAATAACTAAATGGGGAATGAAAGCTGATCATATTGACGAGTAATATCCCTAATAATGAAAATCCCCTTAGTACATCTAGTGAATGAATTCTCTCCCTGGAACCAATTGGCTCCATTGCTGTGCGCATATTCCACTTCCTCCCTAATGCAGCTACTGATTGCCGCAACCTTTATTTCTCTTTTCTTCCATTGTAACTTCTAGGCGTTTTTATCACAAATTCTTATTCTTCTCATAAAATACGGTAGATCTATTTACAATGAAAGGATGTGAACGGCCATGCCGGGTTTCGTCGGAGCCGTTCAAATAATCAGCATCGGTTCTGCTGCTGTTTTTCATATTGGTGATGTCTTTCAAATTAATCCAATATCTAATGCAAAAACGTTTGCAGGTGCGGGTTCATTCAATACGGGCGATGAAGTAAAAATAACGAACGAATACTCATCCACAAACACGTATGATAGTGACGGCGTCGATCAAGCAACGCTTTTCAATCTTTAACATTTTGAAGATGTCACACAAGGGGGATTAAACCTTGGTCATCAATGTACAACAAACCATTCATATACAGATGATAAAAATTGGCGGGATCACCAATTCCTCTGTATTTCAAATCGGCACATCTGGAATAATTACACCTGCTTCTTATTTATATAATACTGGACAATTTACAGGTCCAGCTCCAGAGACAATGAAGGTAGGTGAAAAAGTGACAGAAGAATTAGAACAGGCAAGCTTTGTGCCACTATAAAGTGAACTCATTCAGCAAGCTGAAATTAAGTGGGTATTCCCTCCAACCTGATTGGCAACTCCCACCCCGAGCGGGAGTCTAAAACCTAAAAAAAGATCAATATAAAATAATACCTGGGGGCGGTGATGAATTGGAGCCACAATATTATTTTCAACAATTATATGATTGCATAAATAAGCAGCAAGAAGAAATAATGAGATTACAAGCAGGATTGGCCCGATTAACAAAAGATGTGAAAAAGCTTAATAAAACTCCTAGTATTACTGTTGAAAAACTTGAATATAAATTTGATCAGTTAAAAGTTGAAACACTGGAAGGAACACTTAATATCGGTCTAAACCCAGCAGATTTAAAACAAATTGAAGATTTAGCTGTTCCACCTTCGTCACCCCCTGCACCAATAAAATCCGACGCAGAGTTCAATGAATTACTTGCTAATAGACTGAACCAATATATTGAAGGTGACCTAAAACAGATTATTTATGAAGTAGAAGAACAGACAGGAGCCAAACTCAGCCCTCAACATCTTTCTATGATTCAAGAGGATTTACGTAAACAGCTTCCGGCTCGAACAGAACATTATATTCAATTTTTCACCAAACAGTCTGGTAAAAAATTGCCTGAAGAAAATTTGCTAGATAAATTATATCAAACGATGACAATGGATATGAATCAGGCTGTTCGAACATTCATATCGCAAAGTAATAGTAATAAGAAAGGAATAGATAATGATGGAACTTAATGTTGTTAATCGTGAGCTATCAGTAGATGAAATTCATATTACAGGTGTAACAACCTCCTCTTTATTTTTAATTGGGGATGCCAACTCTATTGTGCTTGCATCGACTTTTGATACCCCACCAGAATCATTAATCATCGGACCTTTTGTTCCGTTAACTAAAAGTTAAGGCGATGTGTAAACGTAATTCTTTTATAAAAAATGTTGATATCAAAAGTATTGAGCTTGGTTCAGTAATGCAAGTAGGAGATTCTGTGCAGCTATCACCTATGAGTAATGTCATTGCAGTCAATAGAGAGGTTGAAGTTTTTTATGGTAATGAGGGGAATTTTCAGTTGATTCCGCTTTTTTCTGAACCAATTCCTATCCCAGTTGCTCCTTACACGCTTCCTACCATAAACAAATACAATGAGCTTCCAGATATTAGGATTGGCACAATTGCAATTAAAGGAATATCGGCATCAGCCATCCTTCATGTTGGCAATATAGAAAACGCCGTACTGGAATCAAGAATTTGGCACCAGCGACAGCTCACAAAGTCTAATGATCAAAACATTACCCGAAAGGAATGATATGTTATGCCTGCTATTGTTGGGCCTGTTCAATTTTTTAATGTTGGGGGTGGTGTAGTCCAGTTTGGTGATACAGCCGTTATTTCCCCAAAAAGCAACTCAAAGGGCACCACTGGATCTGGCTCTAATAGCACTGGAGGTTTCGTACTAGCAATCGGTGGAATTAGTGCCAACACGACGATCGATTCAAACTTGGTCGATCAACCAACGATTGGAAATAGTTAACAAATACAATAGAAGGTTCCTTTTAAAATAGTAAAAGGAACCTTCTGTTTATTAGATTATATTTCTAAAAAATCGCCGCTGTCAAAAAAGTACAAACATTTATGAACAACAGGCTTTTTCCAAATTTCTTCAATCGCCCGCTCATAAAAATTCAGCTGAACGCGATATCGATTAGCAAGTACTTTTTTTGCTTGTGGAAAACCGTCAGGATATTTTCCATGTATCACATCAGTTTTGTAATCAAGTAAGATCATTCCGTTTTCTTCTTCCATTACACAGTCGATAATTCCTTGAACAAGTACCTTCTCATCCAAGCCATCCCAATCCGCATAGATCTCATGTGCTGGGATCCCTATTGTAAAAGGGACTTCACGCGCTACTATCTTTGCCGCTAGCATTCTTTGACCAAGCTCACTTTGGAAGAACGCCAAAATTTGTTCGCTTGATACAACCTCTGCTTGTTCCGCCGTAATAATTTCTTTCATCGTTAATTCTTCTAATAATTGTTCTATCTCTAGTATTGTTGGTTCTTCTTTAAGTGGTATATGCTGCATAACTGTGTGCATCGCAGTACCACGTTCTGCGGGTGATAATGCTCTTTTCTCACGCATAAATTTCGGTCTATCATAAAGTGGTTTTGCAGAATGGCTAATGAGTTGAACTCCACTCGTATCATCTCGCATTTCTGCCATTCTTTTTAATTCAGAAACAGATTGCTTTGACATTCTACTTGTAGCGAGCGGATGTTTATACACCCAGCTGAGCCGTGAATAAACCTCTTCTTTATAACCGGAATCAGGTGAGATAGGCTCACCTGATTTTACTGCTGCTAACCAATCATTGTCTTCATATTCCGTTTTCTCAATCTCAATCTCTAAATCAGACCGTGGAATAATCTGTATATCCCAATGCGAAGGATGTTCGACGATGTTCGATAATACTGATGTAGACATCTCCCCATCAATAAATTTCCCACTACGATGTCGCGCGAGCGCCATACCAAGCCAATCTAAATAGGAACCGGCTTTAGCTCGGTCATAATCGGTTAATAGCCAATCTGTCTGCTTAGTGGCCTTTTCCCATTTACTTTGTTCCTTTACGACGTTTTTTACACTACCTATTAAAATAAGCTTTTCTTTTGCTCTTGTCATAGCTACATATAGTACACGCATTTCTTCTGCAAGCAATTCCATTTTTTGCTTTCGCTTAAAAGCGAGCTGTGGGAGTGACGGATAAGAGATGCGTTTTTCAGCATTCACATACTTACTAGCAAATCCGTAATCTTTATCAAATAGATAGCTACTGTTTATGTCCATCATATTGAATTTCCTTGCAATTCCTGCAACGAATACAACAGGAAACTCCAATCCCTTACTAGAATGGATTGTCATAATCCTTACTACATCTTCCTGTTCTCCAAGCGCACGCGCAGAACCCAAGTCATTGCCACGTTCTCTCATCCTCTCAATAAATCTAAGAAAGCGAAACAAGCCGCGAAACGACGTTTCTTCATATTGACGGGCCCTATCATAAAGTGCCCTTAAGTTTGCCTGTCTCTGCTTCCCTCCCGGAAGTCCTCCAACAAATTCATAAAAACCAGTATTGCGGTAAAGCTGCCAAATTAGTTCCGATAATGCACCGCTACGCGCCATACTTCTCCAATCGCGTAGACTAGTGAATAAGGAACTTACCCGCTCACGTGCATGCTCGTAGTTTCTCTCTACGGACGATCCAATGAAACACTTGACCGCTTCATAAAAACCACCTTTACGGGATTGTAGGCGAATATAAGCAAGATCCTCCTCCGTTAATCCGACAATAGGTGATCTCAAAACTGCTGCAAGTGGAATATCTTGATCTGGATTATCTATCATTTTTAACAATGACATCATTATGGCAACTTCTGTTGCATCAAAATAGCCGGTTGTTAAATTGGCATAGACAGGGATGCCGGCATTCTTTAATTCTTCCATAATATCCGGCGTCCAAGTCATCGAACGAACTAAAATTACAATATCCTGATAGCGAACTGGACGTTCGGTTCCTGTTTTCATATCGAGAATTGGCTTTTGGTGATCAATCATTTCTCTGATCCTTTTTGCCAAAAAACGCGCCTCCAATTTCGATTGTTCAAGTTCCGTACGGTCAAATACACCAGCTACATCTTCTTCCATTCCTACTGGTGTATCGCTTGACTCATCGGATTGATCAATAATCGCGACTTCAACAGGAAATGTATTGGCATCAGGATATCCTGACCCTTTAACAAGTTCAGCGTCTTTGTTATACTCAATTTCTCCGACTGTTGTACCCATTATTTGTTTAAAAGTATAATTGACCGCATCTAGTACCTCGGTTCTACTACGAAAATTGCGGGATAAATCAATCTTCAAACCTGTATCTTCACCATTTGATGTAAATCGCAAATACTTACTAAGAAATAAATTCGGCTCGGCAAGGCGGAATCGATAAATAGATTGTTTAACGTCACCAACCATGAATAAATTGCCGTCATATTCTCCATCCAATGAAACAAGTCGAAGTATTGTTTCCTGCACCATATTGGTGTCCTGATATTCATCAACAAGTATTTCCTTGAATTGGTTTCGATAATTAAGTGCTATTTCCGAAGGGATAAGTTCTAATGGCTCAGCCTCTTTTGTAACAAGTACTTCAAGACAAAGATGCTCCAAATCCGAAAAATCCACCAGCCCTTTTTCTGCCTTTTTCAGGGCAAATTTATCGGTAAATACTTTTACAATTTCAGTTAAACTTAAAATAATCGGCTTCATTTCTTGCATATCCTTTAGAAAGCTTTCTGCCGATCGAGAAAATAGTTCTTTGGACAATTTTTCGAGCATGCTTTTCGCTGCTTTTCGAAAATCATCGGCCTCTTTAACAAGATTCTTATCATATTCGTCGCCTCTGCAAGCTTTCGCTCTCCCAAAACTCCAACCACCATTGATCAAGTAATATAGTTCATTCCATCCTTTTACCCCTGCCTCTTCCATTCGCTCAATCACTTGAAGGTCAGCTATATAATTTTCAGCTCGCGGCGCGGGACCACCTGGAAGTTTCGTAATAGCCAATGCTTCTTCCAATAAATCTTTAGCACCTGAAATTTGAAGATCAACATCAAACTTCAACGCCTCCATGAATGGTAAGCTTTCTATTTCCGTTGATTCTGTCACGTCATACATCGTAACCAGTTGTTCAAGCCACAAATAAGGATTAGGATGTGAACGAGAAAAATCAAATAATTTTAAAATAAGGCCCTGTAATGCATCATCATTTCGATCATTAGTAAATGTATCGACTAGCTGGAAAAAAGATTCATTATCTTCTTTTCCATACTCTTCTTCAAATAAATCATCGAGTACTTCATCACGCAGAAGATCCGCTTCCGTTTGATCAGCTATGCGAAAACCTGGATCGATATCAACCATATAATAATGCTTTTTCACAACTTCCAGGCAAAAAGAATGCAGGGTCGAAATGGATGCACTATTCAATAGGCTTAGCTGTCTGCGTAAATGGGTGGAAGTCGGTTCCACATCAATTGCTTTTTGAAGCGCCTCACCAATCCGATGGCGCATCTCTGCGGCAGAGGCATTAGTAAAAGTGACAACAAGCAACTGGTCAACATCTAGTGAATCCTGTTCAGACAAGACTTTTTGAATGATACGCTCCACAAGAACGGCTGTTTTCCCTGAGCCAGCGGCGGCTGCAACTAAAATATCTTGGTCTTTCGCTATGATCGCTTTCCACTGATCATCTGTCCAATTCACATGATCTGGTTTATTCGGAATAACTGTTTTCATCATTTTCCTCCTCTCTCATTTTTGCTAATGCTTCAGATGATTTTTGCGGATGAATGATTCGGAACTTATTATTCTCTAATGACTGGTCGAATTGACAAATAGAACGATACGAACAAAACTGACATGGTGTCCGGTCTTGTAGTTTGTATGGATCAATACCTACATCCCCTGAAACGATTCTGTTACCTGAGTCCTCATATAGTTTCCGTACATAACGCTTTATTATATTAAAATCTTCTGGACTAGCCGCCTCTTCTTTAGATCTAGAAGATAACCTGCCATCTTTGTTAATACTAGCGCTAATAATATCGGAGCTTCCCGTTTCTAAGGACGTATCCATTAGTCTCATTAAGTCGGGATCACCTACAAGTAATCCTTTCATTTTAAATTTCTTCAAAATTTCTTTTTCAATATCGTCAAGTGTTAATATTTTATTGCTATCAATGATTGGATTATGCAAATGGAAATATAGTACACCTGCTGGTGAAGCTTTTACCCCAATCAATGCTGCTGAATGTGTGATGATAATGTCTAAATATGTGAGCATTTGCAAGGCCAATCCATGGTATACTTCATTCAAATCAAGGCCTCTAGAACTAGACTTATAATCAATTACTCGCAAATATACGCCGTTTTCATCTTCTGCTTTATCTACCCTATCTATCCTGCCTTGTAGTTGCATTTTTG harbors:
- a CDS encoding spore germination protein, with the translated sequence MPAIVGPVQFFNVGGGVVQFGDTAVISPKSNSKGTTGSGSNSTGGFVLAIGGISANTTIDSNLVDQPTIGNS
- a CDS encoding spore germination protein GerPE, with product MCKRNSFIKNVDIKSIELGSVMQVGDSVQLSPMSNVIAVNREVEVFYGNEGNFQLIPLFSEPIPIPVAPYTLPTINKYNELPDIRIGTIAIKGISASAILHVGNIENAVLESRIWHQRQLTKSNDQNITRKE
- a CDS encoding spore germination protein GerPB codes for the protein MVINVQQTIHIQMIKIGGITNSSVFQIGTSGIITPASYLYNTGQFTGPAPETMKVGEKVTEELEQASFVPL
- the gerPC gene encoding spore germination protein GerPC codes for the protein MEPQYYFQQLYDCINKQQEEIMRLQAGLARLTKDVKKLNKTPSITVEKLEYKFDQLKVETLEGTLNIGLNPADLKQIEDLAVPPSSPPAPIKSDAEFNELLANRLNQYIEGDLKQIIYEVEEQTGAKLSPQHLSMIQEDLRKQLPARTEHYIQFFTKQSGKKLPEENLLDKLYQTMTMDMNQAVRTFISQSNSNKKGIDNDGT
- a CDS encoding spore germination protein produces the protein MPGFVGAVQIISIGSAAVFHIGDVFQINPISNAKTFAGAGSFNTGDEVKITNEYSSTNTYDSDGVDQATLFNL
- a CDS encoding spore gernimation protein GerPD, coding for MELNVVNRELSVDEIHITGVTTSSLFLIGDANSIVLASTFDTPPESLIIGPFVPLTKS
- the addA gene encoding helicase-exonuclease AddAB subunit AddA: MKTVIPNKPDHVNWTDDQWKAIIAKDQDILVAAAAGSGKTAVLVERIIQKVLSEQDSLDVDQLLVVTFTNASAAEMRHRIGEALQKAIDVEPTSTHLRRQLSLLNSASISTLHSFCLEVVKKHYYMVDIDPGFRIADQTEADLLRDEVLDDLFEEEYGKEDNESFFQLVDTFTNDRNDDALQGLILKLFDFSRSHPNPYLWLEQLVTMYDVTESTEIESLPFMEALKFDVDLQISGAKDLLEEALAITKLPGGPAPRAENYIADLQVIERMEEAGVKGWNELYYLINGGWSFGRAKACRGDEYDKNLVKEADDFRKAAKSMLEKLSKELFSRSAESFLKDMQEMKPIILSLTEIVKVFTDKFALKKAEKGLVDFSDLEHLCLEVLVTKEAEPLELIPSEIALNYRNQFKEILVDEYQDTNMVQETILRLVSLDGEYDGNLFMVGDVKQSIYRFRLAEPNLFLSKYLRFTSNGEDTGLKIDLSRNFRSRTEVLDAVNYTFKQIMGTTVGEIEYNKDAELVKGSGYPDANTFPVEVAIIDQSDESSDTPVGMEEDVAGVFDRTELEQSKLEARFLAKRIREMIDHQKPILDMKTGTERPVRYQDIVILVRSMTWTPDIMEELKNAGIPVYANLTTGYFDATEVAIMMSLLKMIDNPDQDIPLAAVLRSPIVGLTEEDLAYIRLQSRKGGFYEAVKCFIGSSVERNYEHARERVSSLFTSLRDWRSMARSGALSELIWQLYRNTGFYEFVGGLPGGKQRQANLRALYDRARQYEETSFRGLFRFLRFIERMRERGNDLGSARALGEQEDVVRIMTIHSSKGLEFPVVFVAGIARKFNMMDINSSYLFDKDYGFASKYVNAEKRISYPSLPQLAFKRKQKMELLAEEMRVLYVAMTRAKEKLILIGSVKNVVKEQSKWEKATKQTDWLLTDYDRAKAGSYLDWLGMALARHRSGKFIDGEMSTSVLSNIVEHPSHWDIQIIPRSDLEIEIEKTEYEDNDWLAAVKSGEPISPDSGYKEEVYSRLSWVYKHPLATSRMSKQSVSELKRMAEMRDDTSGVQLISHSAKPLYDRPKFMREKRALSPAERGTAMHTVMQHIPLKEEPTILEIEQLLEELTMKEIITAEQAEVVSSEQILAFFQSELGQRMLAAKIVAREVPFTIGIPAHEIYADWDGLDEKVLVQGIIDCVMEEENGMILLDYKTDVIHGKYPDGFPQAKKVLANRYRVQLNFYERAIEEIWKKPVVHKCLYFFDSGDFLEI